GAGATTACCGTCCTTGGCCCCGCCGACTCCGCCACCTACCCGCTGCAGCCCAAGCGCCACACCTTTGAGTTTCTGCGCGAGCAGGCCCACCTGCGTGTCCGCTCCAACACCTTTGGCGCAGTCTTCCGGGTACGCAACGCGGTCTCCTGGGCGATCCATAAGTTCTTCCAAGAGCGCGGCTTCCTCTATGTCCACACCCCGATCATCACCACGAGCGATGCCGAGGGGGCGGGCGCGATGTTTGGGGTCACCACACTAGACCTGCAGAACCTCCCCCGCACCGAGGCGGGCGGCATCGACTTCAAAGAGGACTTCTTTGGCAAGCAAGCGCACCTGACGGTCTCGGGGCAGCTGGAGGCGGAGATCTTTGCGCTGGCCTTCACCAACTGCTACACCTTTGGCCCGACGTTTCGAGCGGAGAACTCCAACACCCCGCGCCACCTCGCCGAGTTCTGGATGATCGAGCCCGAGATGGCCTTCTGTGACCTGGAAGGCAACAAAGCCCTCGCCGAGGCGTTTCTAAAGTACGTCATCCAGCACGTCCTCGATACCTGCGCCGCCGATCTGGAGTTCTTCACTAAGCGCATCGACGAGAATGTCCTGCCGACTCTGGAGAAAGTGGCGACGAGCACCTTTGCCCAAGTTACTTACACCGAGGCGATCCAGCAGCTTGAAAAAGCCGCCAAGAGCCACAAGTTCGAGTTTCCCGTCTTCTGGGGCTGTGATCTCCAGTCCGAGCACGAGCGCTACCTGACCGACGAGGTCTTCCAGCGCCCTGTGATTGTCACGGACTACCCCAAGGAGATCAAGGCGTTCTACATGCGCCTCAACGACGATGAAAAAACGGTCCGGGCGATGGACGTGCTCGCGCCGCGGATTGGGGAGATTATCGGGGGGAGCCAGCGCGAGGAGCGCTACGATGTACTGATCGACAAGATCCGCAAGCAGGAGCTCCCCGAGGAGGCCTACTGGTGGTACCTGGAGCTGCGCAAGTACGGCTCCGCACCCCACGCGGGCTTTGGGCTCGGGCTAGAGCGCTTGGTGCTCTACCTCACGGGAATGAAGAACATCCGCGATGTGATCCCCTTCCCACGAACCCCCGGTAGCGCGGACTTCTAAGCCCATGCAGACCCTCATCCGCAGCGTGAGCTTCCAGTTCTTGCTCCCCTCAAAGTTTGTCGCGGAGCTGAAGAAGCCCCAGGGGATCAATGTGCTCCTCCCCGACGATAAAAAGATGCGGCTGACGGTCCAGGGGGAGAAAGAGGCGGTGGAGCTCGTGGCACAGCTCGCCAAGCTGGCTGATGTTCGCCCGCTGCGCTACCAGCTTGAGCTGCTTCTGGTGCGCTTGGGGCCGGGCAGTCGCCGCGAGGTGCTGGAGAAGAAGACCTTGCTGCTGACCAATAAAGAAGCACTGGCGGTAAACCTGGGCAACGGGGCCTGCGAGCTGGCAGGCACGCTCCATGGGAGCCCGAGCGAGGTCCAGCTGGTCTTTGAAGCGAAGGCGTTTCGGGTGGGAGGAGGGCGGCGCGTGGGGACGGAGTCGGTGCAGTCGACACGGCGTGTGCCCTTTGGCAAGCCGCTGGTTGTCGCCCGCTTCTCGGACCCCGCCACGGGGCCGCGCCAGGATAAGAAACCCACCCCCATCTCCCTGGTGGTCGAGGCCAGTGCCAGCGAGGCGACCGGGCGCCCTGAGCGCTAACCGTGTTTACGATCGCCACGCGGCAGGCCAGCTACCGAGCGGAGTCTGAGGACCGGGCGCTGGTACTCCAGGCAACCCCACAGGCGCTCGTCCTCGCACTTGCAGATGGAGTCGGGGGCCAGCCCGGAGGCGGGGAGGCAGCCCAGCTTGCAATCGAGACGGTCGAGCTGGAGGGAGCGGCGCTGATCCGACGTGAGGCGCGCTACTGGCGTGGGCTGGTGCAGGCGC
This genomic interval from Armatimonas rosea contains the following:
- the asnS gene encoding asparagine--tRNA ligase: MVEPGQYLRDLFTQPVGSAVVARGWVKTVRSGKGVSFIQLSDGSCFADLQVVADPSVVPEGVTTGACLSIAGELVASPGSGQAVELQAKEITVLGPADSATYPLQPKRHTFEFLREQAHLRVRSNTFGAVFRVRNAVSWAIHKFFQERGFLYVHTPIITTSDAEGAGAMFGVTTLDLQNLPRTEAGGIDFKEDFFGKQAHLTVSGQLEAEIFALAFTNCYTFGPTFRAENSNTPRHLAEFWMIEPEMAFCDLEGNKALAEAFLKYVIQHVLDTCAADLEFFTKRIDENVLPTLEKVATSTFAQVTYTEAIQQLEKAAKSHKFEFPVFWGCDLQSEHERYLTDEVFQRPVIVTDYPKEIKAFYMRLNDDEKTVRAMDVLAPRIGEIIGGSQREERYDVLIDKIRKQELPEEAYWWYLELRKYGSAPHAGFGLGLERLVLYLTGMKNIRDVIPFPRTPGSADF